In a genomic window of Blattabacterium cuenoti:
- a CDS encoding YebC/PmpR family DNA-binding transcriptional regulator, whose amino-acid sequence MSGHSKWSNIQHRKSNQDVKKSKKFSKIIKEIYIVVKELGTNNSRFRNVILNAKSLNIPKNTIEKAIKKALQTKTDNYKNLNLEGLIHGISIIIECLTDNCIRTTSNIRTFFNKNGGRLCHNGELIHLFHRTGFFYIKKKDIPYSMEDFELMTIDFGAKNFTKNYDMIYLSTDFEYFGSMKNNLEKVKIPHEYKLERIPKEGIYLSEEKKNQVLNLIEKLNCNDDIKNIYSNLKK is encoded by the coding sequence ATGTCAGGACATAGCAAATGGTCAAATATACAACATAGAAAATCCAATCAAGATGTTAAAAAATCTAAAAAATTTTCTAAAATAATTAAAGAAATTTACATAGTTGTAAAAGAATTAGGAACAAATAATTCCCGTTTTAGAAACGTAATTTTAAACGCAAAATCACTCAATATTCCTAAAAATACTATAGAAAAAGCTATAAAAAAAGCTTTACAAACTAAAACAGATAATTACAAAAATTTAAATTTGGAAGGATTAATTCACGGAATCAGTATAATTATAGAATGTTTGACAGATAATTGTATTCGAACAACTTCTAATATAAGAACGTTTTTTAATAAAAATGGAGGAAGATTATGCCATAATGGTGAATTAATTCATCTGTTTCATAGAACAGGTTTTTTCTATATAAAAAAAAAAGATATTCCTTATTCAATGGAAGATTTTGAACTTATGACAATAGACTTTGGCGCCAAAAATTTTACAAAAAATTATGATATGATTTATCTGTCTACAGACTTTGAATATTTTGGATCCATGAAAAACAATTTAGAAAAGGTGAAAATACCTCATGAATATAAACTTGAACGTATACCTAAAGAAGGTATATATCTTTCAGAAGAAAAAAAAAATCAAGTTTTAAACTTGATTGAAAAGCTTAATTGTAATGATGATATTAAAAATATTTATTCAAATTTAAAAAAGTAA